AGGTAAGAGTGCAACGGTGCAATTTATTTTGCAACATTAAGCAACTTTTGCTCACAGTTGTGACCCAGAATAAATGTCTCTTCACAGaatatatgtttgtataaatcTGTAATAATCAGTATAATAATTTCACAGATATAATGGGGTTAAAACGAATGTTGGAAAAACTGGGTCTGGCCAAGACTCACCTGGAGCTGAAAAAGATGATGTCAGAGGTGGTTGGAGGGACGTCGAAAGACACTTTTGGCTACAATGACTTCCTGAATATGATGCTgggaaaaagaaatgcaataCTAAAACTGTGAGTATAAAATAGAGAGCGGCTGAAAACCCAGAGTTGGGTAACAGGAGGTTTAGTCCTGTTCccaaattgcaaaaataaagctgtgttttgaaatgtctcagtctttaaacatgaaaaaaaaaaaaaaaaaaattaaggcTTAACATGAAAAGTATCCTAAGTATCTAATGAGGTACAGTATTTAAGACGTCTGACAGTTTTTCTGAATCAAAATCTGTCAAAACTTTacaacaatatattttaaagcagctgacttgtcattttcttcatttaaggATCTTGGCATTTGAAGGCATGGGGAAGGAACAGGAGCAGAAAGATGTTGGACCACCTGGTCGCAAAAAAATTTCAGACCTGCCCTGAACAAGCTCTTCATTCTAAACTGGAATGAGTCTcattgagactttttttttatgttaactCCTAAATGCTTTAAAATTCATGTCAATAGAGGAAAATCtaaaacttttttattaaataactgaatctacataaaaatatttgtgcattctgtgttgtgtgattATGACAAAAGGTTAAACGCTACAGTACCATACTGTACCTACAACATTGTGATAAGTTAAACATAAGAATATCAATGTatgttatatttgtatttgcttttttttgtttgctaacatttaaatatgtttgtgatgaaatgttttcatttattggaAAAATAACCAAatctatatacatataataaaaagtaagtgaagaaaagaggaaacgtTTGAactcattattttaaaaagacataaaaataaagaaaaaaatcgcAATTTctgtgaagtgaaaataaataaattaaggtTTTTATTCTGTGGTTTCATTCCTGTTCCTgtggctttattttgaaaactccGGATGACCGGAAGCCGTGTTTGTCTTCCGGTGAACGAGGTCATAGGAAACAAGCTGTAA
Above is a genomic segment from Hippoglossus stenolepis isolate QCI-W04-F060 chromosome 8, HSTE1.2, whole genome shotgun sequence containing:
- the LOC118114211 gene encoding allograft inflammatory factor 1-like; protein product: MDSRVQGGKAYGVLKSHQEEKLTSVNEAFLSDPQYAEEEELASKLEMFKKKYMEFDLNDKGEIDIMGLKRMLEKLGLAKTHLELKKMMSEVVGGTSKDTFGYNDFLNMMLGKRNAILKLILAFEGMGKEQEQKDVGPPGRKKISDLP